In Rhizobium gallicum bv. gallicum R602sp, the following proteins share a genomic window:
- a CDS encoding MFS transporter — protein MILPSLPNIAATFQADFALVNLSVAGYATATALTAVIAGAMTDRYGRRPVVLMAVSIFIVASVGCALATNIGVFLLFRTMQASIAACFSVALVLIKETSGEREAASKIGYAAVGWAVAPMLGPIFGGTLDELFGWRASFIVFAVLGAAMLALALCDLRETAAHSQRPHGNYLAAYGQLLSSARFWAYTLCMAWSMGTLYIFLGGAPLAVGHTLDGSSAKLGLYMGLVPAGFILGSYLAGRFASKHALGATLIVGRLITCMGLLVGLILSILATAAHVLAFFGPCMFIGIGNGLTMPAANTGVLSVRADLAGTAAGLAAAMTTAGGALTASIAGLFLVKAGATHVLLGMMLISASLALLAAILAAFVDWRASKMVS, from the coding sequence ATGATCTTGCCGTCGCTTCCGAACATTGCAGCCACGTTCCAAGCTGATTTCGCGCTCGTCAATCTTTCGGTTGCGGGCTATGCAACGGCAACGGCGCTGACAGCGGTCATCGCAGGGGCGATGACGGATCGATATGGGCGCAGGCCGGTCGTATTGATGGCTGTCTCCATCTTCATTGTCGCGTCCGTTGGCTGTGCACTGGCGACCAATATCGGCGTTTTCCTTCTGTTTCGAACAATGCAGGCGTCCATTGCTGCGTGTTTTTCCGTGGCCCTCGTCCTGATCAAGGAGACATCGGGCGAGCGCGAAGCCGCAAGCAAAATCGGCTACGCCGCCGTGGGATGGGCAGTTGCGCCGATGCTCGGTCCGATATTTGGCGGGACGTTGGACGAGTTGTTTGGATGGCGGGCGAGCTTTATTGTCTTTGCGGTCCTTGGTGCAGCTATGCTCGCTTTGGCCCTTTGTGATTTAAGGGAAACGGCCGCGCACTCACAGAGACCGCATGGGAACTATCTTGCCGCCTATGGACAGCTCCTGAGTTCGGCGCGGTTCTGGGCCTACACCCTGTGTATGGCCTGGTCCATGGGAACACTTTACATCTTCCTGGGCGGAGCACCACTGGCCGTCGGTCACACGCTCGACGGCTCAAGTGCGAAACTCGGCTTGTACATGGGGTTGGTCCCGGCGGGCTTCATCCTGGGTAGCTATTTGGCTGGCCGCTTCGCCTCAAAGCACGCGCTAGGCGCCACCCTCATTGTCGGGCGGCTCATAACGTGTATGGGGCTGTTGGTTGGCCTGATCCTATCGATTTTGGCGACAGCAGCCCACGTTCTTGCGTTCTTTGGGCCTTGCATGTTCATCGGCATCGGCAATGGACTGACCATGCCCGCCGCCAACACAGGCGTGCTGTCGGTGCGCGCCGATCTCGCCGGTACCGCGGCGGGGCTGGCCGCTGCAATGACAACCGCTGGCGGTGCGCTCACAGCCTCAATCGCCGGCCTGTTCCTTGTGAAGGCAGGTGCAACGCATGTACTGCTCGGTATGATGCTGATATCGGCATCACTCGCATTGCTGGCAGCAATTTTGGCCGCATTTGTCGATTGGCGTGCCTCCAAGATGGTTTCCTAG
- a CDS encoding VOC family protein, translating into MLKIGSIVWGVRDVPRAIEFWCAALNYKPAREPSADWAILVPKKGEGQQMAITIVSSDPETHQRHHLDLYASNQKAEVERLLLIGAQRVNWRYPEEADYIVLADPDGNTFCVIQKE; encoded by the coding sequence ATGCTCAAGATAGGTTCGATTGTCTGGGGTGTAAGGGATGTCCCGCGTGCCATTGAATTCTGGTGCGCTGCTTTGAATTATAAGCCCGCGAGGGAGCCGTCGGCGGATTGGGCGATCCTCGTTCCGAAAAAGGGCGAGGGGCAACAGATGGCGATCACAATCGTCTCATCTGATCCTGAAACGCATCAGCGCCATCATCTCGATCTTTACGCATCCAATCAAAAAGCCGAAGTCGAGCGGTTGTTGTTAATCGGCGCGCAACGCGTCAACTGGCGCTATCCAGAGGAAGCGGACTACATCGTCTTGGCTGATCCAGACGGCAACACGTTCTGCGTCATTCAAAAGGAATGA